The following proteins are co-located in the Apium graveolens cultivar Ventura chromosome 5, ASM990537v1, whole genome shotgun sequence genome:
- the LOC141660658 gene encoding uncharacterized protein LOC141660658 translates to MSSVEVNKMRGGSFGLSYPLLDRSNYIAWSLKMKVFMQAQGVWGDVEPSDPKTPVEDKIDKIALAMMFQGIPEDVLLSIAEKESAKSAWEAIKTLCQGADQVKAARVQTLKTEFEALCMKESDQLDNFYMKLNGLVTNIRALGEEMKESYVVKKLLRAVPTRFL, encoded by the coding sequence ATGTCGTCTGTGGAAGTGAACAAGATGAGGGGAGGGTCGTTTGGGTTAAGTTATCCACTGTTGGATAGAAGTAACTACATCGCGTGGTCCCTCAAGATGAAGGTCTTCATGCAAGCCCAGGGAGTATGGGGCGATGTTGAACCTAGTGATCCAAAAACTCCTGTTGAAGATAAGATAGATAAGATTGCTTTGGCCATGATGTTTCAGGGCATCCCTGAGGATGTCTTGTTGTCTATTGCTGAGAAGGAGAGTGCGAAATCAGCATGGGAAGCAATTAAAACTCTGTGTCAGGGAGCAGATCAGGTGAAGGCAGCCCGAGTTCAAACACTGAAGACTGAATTCGAGGCTCTGTGTATGAAAGAATCAGACCAGCTTGATAATTTTTATATGAAGCTTAATGGACTTGTGACAAATATAAGGGCTCTAGGGGAGGAGATGAAAGAATCATATGTCGTGAAGAAATTGCTTCGTGCTGTACCAACACGATTTCTGTAA
- the LOC141724789 gene encoding E3 ubiquitin ligase BIG BROTHER-related-like: MADSKPVNNNDPKSNEENPCPNPSPADPQSNDVAAMNTGQDNNNNNINNQERQSRTPFTDLSQVDADLALARTLQEQERAYMMIRMNGDVSDYGRWESGSYVPEDDDLDDHSEDEYEGSDAGDDHEHDIDHESEDYDDEVDAFDVHAREDGDHDDNPNIELNPADFPDDEAYARALQDAEDREMASRLLSLSGINELVASGSEELEDHGRNSQDAWEEVDPDELSYEELIALGDVVGTESRGLSADTIASLPSKSFKMQNNQDGNVESCVICRLDFEEGDTLTVLACKHSYHPECINNWLCINKVCPVCSAEVSTSGNS; the protein is encoded by the exons ATGGCGGATTCAAAACCCGTAAACAACAACGACCCTAAATCCAACGAAGAAAACCCTTGTCCCAATCCCTCCCCAGCTGACCCCCAGTCAAACGACGTCGCTGCAATGAATACAGGCCAAgataacaacaacaataatatcAATAACCAAGAGAGACAGAGTAGAACTCCTTTCACAGACCTTAGTCAGGTTGATGCTGATCTCGCTCTCGCCCGTACTTTACAAGAACAG GAAAGGGCCTATATGATGATTAGAATGAACGGGGATGTAAGTGATTATGGAAGGTGGGAGTCTGGAAGCTATGTGCCTGAGGATGATGATCTTGATGATCATAGTGAAGATGAGTATGAAGGTTCTGATGCAGGAGATGATCATGAGCATGATATTGACCATGAGTCTGAAGATTATGATGATGAAGTAGATGCATTTGATGTGCATGCTCGTGAAGATGGAGATCATGACGACAACCCTAATATTGAATTAAATCCTGCTGATTTTCCAGATGATGAGGCCTATGCAAGAGCCCTACAAGATGCTGAAGATCGGGAAATGGCTTCCAGATTGCTTTCCCTATCTGGGATAAACGAAT TGGTAGCAAGTGGATCTGAGGAGCTAGAAGATCATGGTCGTAATTCTCAG GATGCTTGGGAGGAGGTTGATCCAGATGAATTGTCATATGAG GAATTAATTGCACTGGGTGATGTAGTTGGAACTGAGAGTAGAGGGTTGTCTGCTGATACGATAGCCTCTTTGCCTTCAAAGAGTTTCAAGATGCAAAACAATCAAGATGGAAACGTTGAATC GTGTGTAATTTGCCGGCTGGATTTTGAAGAGGGAGACACCTTGACTGTGCTTGCGTGTAAACATTCGTACCACCCAGAGTGCATAAACAACTGGTTATGTATAAATAAG GTTTGCCCGGTTTGTAGTGCTGAGGTCTCCACATCAGGAAACAGCTAG
- the LOC141660659 gene encoding uncharacterized protein LOC141660659 codes for MFSKQAWRLINKANPLVTEIMKAMYYPSKEFLNAELGMNPSYMWRSLLASQEAVSQGCRRKIGDGRDTFIWHIPWLPCEVNGFMTSPMHPELENSTVNGLISEDHNSWDLDIVHDLCNERDNKLIQQIPLPAISRMDSWYWLLDNKGKFTVRSCYRKIRGESGGLEGGFWKKMWSLQLPGKIVNFLWRACQNVLPTMAELVKKQVDVNMLCGWCMLHVEEAVHTLFTCSFARTLWTEEGLHEMTNVDAGMTVKDVLKREFIDGNREKWVKIGLLCWGLWTRRNMWIWEKKPMSVFGVRSMAMSLLQEWQQSQENAGKGNKGMQQRNRKWCKPPEGWVKINLDAACQNQIGEIGVACVARDDRGEFLRARSNRVHGSMQAREAEARSLKEALLWTHTWRKQKCIFELDSKLVVDAIHGDRGNSIFMLL; via the coding sequence ATGTTTTCCAAACAGGCTTGGAGGTTAATTAATAAAGCAAATCCTTTAGTTACAGAAATTATGAAGGCCATGTATTATCCTAGTAAAGAATTTTTGAATGCGGAACTGGGGATGAATCCATCGTATATGTGGCGTAGTTTATTAGCATCTCAAGAAGCTGTAAGTCAGGGGTGCAGAAGAAAAATTGGGGATGGTAGAGATACATTTATCTGGCATATTCCATGGCTGCCTTGTGAGGTTAATGGGTTTATGACGAGCCCAATGCATCCGGAGTTGGAGAATAGTACAGTTAATGGTTTAATTTCAGAAGATCATAACTCATGGGATTTGGATATCGTCCATGATTTGTGTAATGAGCGAGACAACAAGTTGATACAACAGATTCCCTTACCTGCTATTAGTCGTATGGATTCATGGTACTGGCTACTGGATAATAAAGGGAAATTTACAGTACGAAGCTGTTATAGGAAAATAAGGGGAGAAAGTGGTGGTCTAGAAGGTGGGTTTTGGAAAAAAATGTGGAGTTTGCAGTTGCCTGGAAAGATTGTGAATTTCTTGTGGAGAGCATGCCAAAATGTACTGCCTACAATGGCTGAGTTAGTGAAAAAACAAGTGGATGTGAATATGTTATGTGGTTGGTGTATGCTACATGTGGAGGAAGCTGTTCACACATTATTCACGTGTAGTTTTGCTCGTACATTATGGACAGAGGAGGGACTACATGAGATGACAAATGTGGATGCTGGAATGACAGTGAAGGATGTTTTGAAGAGAGAATTCATAGATGGTAATCGAGAGAAATGGGTCAAAATTGGGCTACTGTGCTGGGGTTTGTGGACGAGACGTAATATGTGGATCTGGGAAAAGAAGCCAATGTCTGTATTTGGTGTGCGTTCTATGGCAATGAGCTTGCTGCAGGAATGGCAACAAAGTCAAGAGAATGCAGGGAAAGGTAATAAGGGAATGCAACAACGGAATAGGAAGTGGTGTAAACCACCTGAGGGTTGGGTTAAAATCAATCTGGACGCTGCTTGTCAAAATCAGATTGGAGAGATAGGAGTTGCTTGTGTAGCTCGTGATGATCGAGGAGAATTCTTACGAGCAAGGAGTAATAGGGTTCATGGGAGTATGCAGGCTAGGGAAGCAGAAGCAAGGAGTTTAAAGGAGGCGTTATTATGGACTCATACTTGGAGAAAACAAAAGTGTATCTTTGAATTGGACTCGAAGCTGGTGGTTGACGCAATTCATGGTGATAGAGGAAATTCAATTTTCATGCTATTATAG
- the LOC141660660 gene encoding uncharacterized protein LOC141660660, protein METLNECGLKDLGFSGEKYTWEKSRGQENWIQESLDRGVANDGWSNLFPAAEVQVIEVATSDHLPLFLQLNKQVYVPKGKRFKFENIWIREHECRNIVKNGWEVSVGRDIVEKIRICGVRLQEWGGGINTKYKLQLQECRRLLRKLRSRRDMGGIHQYNEVRSEYLKLLERQEVYWKQRAKQHWLREGDKNTRIFHRFASVRRKNNRIERIKDADGNWQETSEAIQRVIEGYFMDLFASSNADGRLSEREIVKQLT, encoded by the coding sequence ATGGAGACATTAAATGAGTGTGGATTGAAAGACTTGGGATTCAGTGGGGAGAAATACACATGGGAGAAATCAAGGGGGCAAGAAAATTGGATTCAGGAGAGTTTAGATAGGGGAGTAGCGAATGATGGGTGGAGTAATTTGTTCCCAGCGGCAGAGGTACAAGTCATTGAGGTTGCGACATCGGATCACTTACCTTTATTCTTACAATTAAACAAACAGGTGTACGTGCCTAAGGGGAAGAGGTTTAAGTTCGAAAATATTTGGATACGGGAGCATGAATGCAGAAATATAGTGAAAAATGGCTGGGAAGTATCTGTGGGGAGGGATATTGTAGAAAAAATACGTATTTGTGGTGTAAGATTGCAGGAGTGGGGAGGAGGGATTAATACAAAATATAAGTTGCAATTGCAGGAGTGTAGAAGATTACTGAGGAAGTTACGTTCGAGAAGAGATATGGGTGGAATTCATCAGTATAATGAGGTTAGAAGTGAGTATTTGAAGTTGCTGGAACGTCAGGAGGTATATTGGAAGCAACGAGCCAAGCAACATTGGTTGCGGGAGGGTGACAAAAATACGAGGATTTTTCACAGATTTGCATCAGTTAGGaggaaaaataatagaattgAGCGAATTAAGGATGCAGATGGGAATTGGCAAGAAACTTCTGAGGCGATTCAAAGGGTAATTGAAGGATATTTTATGGATTTGTTTGCATCTTCGAATGCTGATGGACGGTTATCGGAACGAGAGATAGTAAAACAATTAACATAA